In the Leptospira limi genome, one interval contains:
- a CDS encoding peptide chain release factor 3 yields MSPDTIEKEVKRRKTFAIIAHPDAGKTTLTEKLLLYGGAIQLAGAVKAKKEGKSATSDWMAMEKERGISITSAALQFEYKGHILNLLDTPGHEDFSEDTYRTLMAADTAVMVLDAGKGVEPQTIKLFRVCRDRGIPIITFINKMDRPTKDLYALLDEIEKVLGIKAVPDVWPLGTGFDFKGVYDLRDAQLYLFDRTPGGKQKAGFRMAGPNDPSLDKQFDEEIVKAFREQIDLVENGIGQVDKNSFLLGNETPVYFGSAVNNFGIELFLNKFLELAPGPDHIPLRDGNYLDPVNAPFSAFVFKVQANMNKAHRDRIAFLRICSGVFERGLNVNHNRLDKPVKLSSSFAFFGQDRNTVDLAYPGDIIGLVNPGTYKIGDVLSTGNTPPLRPLPSFAPELFATISCKDTLQLKSFKKGLDQLAEEGILHLFTSRTIGGGVPIIGAMGKLQFEVFQRRLKDEYGADTSINILPYGISRWVKKEDRPKIPSNANLVEDLFGNMALLFDTEWDMNYFHKNNEGIELLDNPPLEN; encoded by the coding sequence ATGTCCCCTGATACCATCGAAAAAGAAGTCAAACGTCGGAAAACCTTCGCGATCATCGCTCACCCCGACGCGGGAAAAACAACCCTCACCGAAAAATTGCTCCTTTACGGAGGTGCGATCCAACTCGCAGGGGCTGTGAAAGCGAAAAAAGAAGGGAAATCAGCCACTTCAGACTGGATGGCAATGGAAAAAGAAAGAGGAATCTCCATTACCTCTGCAGCCTTACAATTTGAATACAAAGGTCATATTCTCAATTTATTAGACACACCAGGCCACGAAGACTTTTCGGAAGATACCTACAGAACCCTTATGGCAGCAGATACCGCTGTTATGGTGTTAGATGCCGGAAAGGGGGTCGAACCACAAACCATCAAGTTATTCCGAGTTTGCCGTGACCGTGGCATTCCCATCATCACCTTCATCAATAAAATGGACAGACCCACAAAGGATTTATACGCCCTTTTGGATGAGATCGAAAAAGTCCTCGGAATCAAAGCAGTTCCCGATGTTTGGCCGCTCGGAACAGGTTTTGATTTTAAGGGCGTTTATGATTTGCGGGATGCACAGTTGTATCTATTTGATCGAACCCCAGGGGGAAAACAGAAGGCTGGTTTTCGGATGGCTGGGCCCAATGATCCGAGTCTCGACAAACAGTTCGATGAAGAAATTGTAAAAGCTTTCCGTGAACAAATTGACCTCGTGGAAAATGGAATTGGCCAAGTGGACAAAAACTCTTTTTTACTTGGAAACGAAACTCCTGTGTATTTTGGATCCGCAGTAAACAATTTTGGGATAGAGTTATTTTTAAATAAATTTTTGGAATTAGCCCCAGGGCCTGATCATATTCCCCTACGGGATGGAAATTACTTAGATCCTGTGAATGCTCCTTTTAGTGCATTTGTGTTCAAAGTACAAGCGAATATGAATAAGGCACACCGTGACCGAATCGCATTTTTACGAATTTGTTCAGGTGTTTTTGAACGTGGATTAAACGTAAATCATAACCGTTTAGACAAACCTGTTAAATTGTCCTCTAGTTTTGCATTTTTTGGACAAGACAGGAACACTGTCGATTTGGCATACCCAGGTGACATTATTGGACTCGTAAATCCAGGAACCTATAAAATTGGCGATGTTCTTTCGACTGGAAATACACCACCACTTAGACCACTGCCAAGTTTTGCGCCAGAACTGTTTGCAACCATATCTTGTAAAGATACCTTACAGTTAAAATCTTTCAAAAAGGGTTTGGATCAATTAGCAGAAGAAGGAATTTTGCATTTATTCACATCACGAACGATAGGTGGTGGTGTTCCAATTATCGGAGCCATGGGAAAATTACAATTTGAAGTGTTCCAAAGAAGGTTAAAGGATGAATACGGTGCCGACACATCGATCAATATTCTCCCCTATGGAATTTCTCGTTGGGTAAAAAAAGAAGACCGACCTAAAATACCATCAAATGCAAATTTGGTAGAAGATTTATTCGGGAATATGGCTTTATTGTTTGATACAGAGTGGGATATGAATTATTTCCATAAAAATAATGAAGGGATTGAGTTATTAGACAATCCACCACTAGAAAATTAA
- a CDS encoding methylglyoxal synthase, translated as METTKKIVLIAHDNRKEDLLDWVKFNRGTLSKHHLSATGTTGKLIHEQIGLPVFRFISGPLGGDQQIGAKIVEDSIDFMVFFWDPLSAQPHDPDVKALLRIAVLYNIPMACNRSSADFLISSPLMEKEYNRQLIDYGSRIPAKN; from the coding sequence ATGGAAACAACGAAAAAGATCGTTCTCATCGCGCATGACAATCGAAAAGAAGATTTACTTGATTGGGTAAAATTCAACCGAGGAACATTGAGCAAACACCATCTTTCCGCAACAGGGACAACGGGAAAATTGATCCACGAACAAATTGGTTTACCCGTGTTCCGTTTCATTTCAGGTCCACTCGGTGGAGACCAACAAATTGGTGCGAAAATTGTAGAAGATTCAATTGATTTTATGGTGTTTTTTTGGGATCCACTTTCTGCACAACCACATGATCCAGATGTGAAAGCTTTATTGCGTATTGCTGTATTATATAATATTCCAATGGCCTGTAATCGATCGAGCGCAGATTTTTTAATCTCTTCTCCTCTTATGGAAAAGGAATATAATCGGCAACTAATTGACTACGGTTCGAGAATACCCGCTAAAAATTAA
- a CDS encoding NHL repeat-containing protein, giving the protein MSHYNGGQRGSFLRKFVSIIFLLVCTQIFPLDFPNFSLGEENAKEEFKRGLTYKNLREYSAAKERFLKAVNLKKDFHLARLELANNYYLLGEWEEALDELEILATKAKNDLLITNKIETLRLAIAGGVTEKEKIYFKTIEGDSIRGYRFRNPVDITFDEDGNFYVAGFDTSNVIKFNAQGTPISNWRGGITRKLERPVSLVYQNQKIYIADFARDEVLIFDLNGSYLATIGGPGKNPGQFRGPSSICFDPLGNLYVADSGNGRIQKFNANGQFVLEILGIGNSKLVNPSGITIENQKIYVVDKDKLKVFVFDGDGNTIETISKSEWKKPRNIRILDNQIFLTDELTGIWTYSMLNGDWRQLPKFRDKNGVYRVLYRPFATNMDSTGSLYFVDFGKHRIDIFSHKNNLLSNLDLKIESIDTSDFPNIHIYTRVKNRGGKELIGIDRLSFRIYENDNMTPLFSLANKNKINEKMNIAIVYENSESLKKGKTNLEDGLFPLFRSLHDTDHITLYRAGKDSQLILPDTVSLRDILAKIRDSQAEEKFNFGKASIAALKKLSMETGPKILVYLVSKEAKEESFLQYQKSRIVSYAKAHSIPIYVLTTNPNPSFEESWSDLTGPSNGKYIFLDGEGEERDLYKLFRSHLDYRYILSYKTDTNPELINRYIKIGIGVDHRGVKGRDEGGYFVPEPR; this is encoded by the coding sequence ATGTCCCATTATAATGGGGGACAGAGGGGAAGTTTTTTGCGAAAGTTTGTATCCATCATCTTTCTTTTAGTCTGCACCCAAATCTTTCCTCTAGACTTTCCCAATTTTTCCTTAGGGGAAGAGAATGCCAAGGAAGAATTCAAACGTGGCCTTACCTATAAAAATTTAAGAGAATATTCAGCTGCTAAAGAACGATTTCTAAAAGCAGTAAATTTAAAAAAAGATTTCCATCTTGCTCGTTTAGAACTTGCAAATAACTACTATTTGTTAGGTGAATGGGAAGAAGCATTAGATGAATTAGAAATTTTAGCCACCAAAGCAAAAAATGACCTACTCATTACAAATAAAATAGAAACACTTCGATTAGCAATCGCAGGTGGTGTGACTGAAAAAGAGAAAATCTACTTTAAAACCATCGAAGGTGATTCCATTCGTGGTTATCGTTTTCGAAATCCAGTTGATATCACATTTGATGAAGATGGAAATTTTTATGTAGCTGGTTTTGATACATCCAATGTGATCAAATTTAATGCACAAGGAACTCCAATCTCTAACTGGAGAGGTGGTATCACTAGAAAACTGGAAAGACCAGTTTCACTCGTTTACCAAAACCAAAAAATCTATATAGCCGATTTTGCTAGGGACGAAGTATTAATTTTTGATTTAAATGGAAGTTATTTGGCAACCATTGGTGGACCAGGAAAAAATCCAGGCCAATTCCGAGGGCCTTCTTCTATTTGTTTTGATCCATTAGGAAATTTATATGTTGCTGATTCTGGAAATGGTCGTATCCAAAAATTTAATGCAAATGGACAATTTGTATTAGAAATCCTTGGGATTGGCAATTCCAAACTTGTAAATCCTTCTGGGATCACGATTGAGAATCAGAAAATCTATGTGGTTGATAAAGATAAATTAAAAGTTTTTGTGTTTGATGGTGATGGCAATACCATTGAAACCATTTCCAAATCTGAATGGAAAAAACCTCGAAATATTCGAATTTTAGATAACCAAATTTTCTTAACTGATGAATTAACAGGAATCTGGACCTATTCTATGTTAAACGGAGATTGGAGGCAACTTCCAAAATTCAGAGACAAAAATGGCGTTTACCGTGTTTTATACCGACCATTTGCAACGAATATGGATTCTACAGGAAGTTTGTATTTCGTAGATTTTGGAAAACATCGAATTGATATTTTTTCCCATAAAAATAATTTATTATCAAATCTTGATTTAAAAATTGAATCAATCGATACTTCCGATTTCCCCAACATCCACATTTACACTCGAGTTAAAAATAGAGGCGGAAAGGAATTGATTGGAATTGATCGATTGAGTTTTCGAATATACGAAAATGACAATATGACTCCCCTCTTTTCTTTGGCGAACAAAAACAAAATTAACGAAAAGATGAACATAGCAATTGTTTATGAAAACAGTGAAAGTTTAAAAAAAGGGAAAACAAATTTAGAGGATGGTTTATTCCCTCTTTTTCGATCGTTACATGATACAGATCATATAACACTTTACAGAGCTGGAAAGGATAGCCAATTGATTTTACCAGACACAGTTTCTCTGAGAGACATTTTGGCAAAAATTCGGGACAGCCAAGCAGAAGAAAAATTCAATTTTGGAAAAGCAAGTATTGCTGCGTTAAAAAAACTTTCAATGGAAACGGGACCAAAAATCCTCGTTTACTTGGTTTCTAAAGAAGCTAAAGAAGAAAGTTTTTTACAATACCAAAAATCGAGAATTGTATCTTATGCGAAGGCACATTCCATTCCGATTTATGTATTAACAACAAATCCCAATCCATCGTTTGAAGAGTCTTGGTCCGATTTAACAGGGCCAAGTAATGGGAAGTATATCTTTTTAGATGGTGAAGGGGAAGAAAGAGATTTATACAAACTTTTCAGATCTCATTTAGACTACCGTTATATTCTTTCCTATAAAACAGATACCAATCCTGAACTTATCAATCGATACATTAAGATTGGTATTGGTGTTGATCATAGAGGTGTAAAAGGAAGGGATGAAGGAGGTTATTTTGTTCCAGAACCTCGTTAA
- a CDS encoding SRPBCC family protein, giving the protein MDTFIFQSKFQVPIESLFQFHEDPIGFETLMKANQGIRVIQKPGSIKVGETAILKVPIFPFLFTEWIAKHTKYEKNSLFQDNQEKGPFLKFLHTHRFIKVNENESIISDEIEINFYLWPISKYFLYPMLYLMFKKRHKLTAEYFSVKPILIFSGYSRTVVN; this is encoded by the coding sequence ATGGATACATTTATTTTCCAATCAAAATTCCAAGTGCCGATCGAAAGCTTATTCCAATTCCATGAAGACCCGATTGGTTTTGAAACATTAATGAAAGCAAATCAAGGGATCAGAGTGATCCAAAAACCAGGATCCATTAAAGTGGGTGAAACAGCCATTTTAAAAGTTCCGATCTTTCCCTTTCTTTTTACTGAATGGATCGCAAAACACACTAAATACGAGAAAAATTCCCTATTCCAGGACAACCAAGAAAAAGGACCATTTCTTAAGTTTTTACACACCCATCGGTTTATCAAAGTAAACGAGAACGAATCCATAATATCCGATGAGATTGAAATTAATTTTTACCTTTGGCCCATTTCCAAATACTTTTTATATCCAATGTTGTATTTGATGTTTAAAAAACGCCATAAACTAACAGCTGAATATTTTTCAGTGAAACCTATTTTAATTTTTAGCGGGTATTCTCGAACCGTAGTCAATTAG
- a CDS encoding LBF_2017 N-terminal domain-containing protein, with protein sequence MNFGFLRIKSTRIRILLFFLCFTCHFQLQAKQIQFSLVPDREDIIQYEIELWKTEELGDEIPFRVLANPGPISLFIPDGYEFFRIRAIAKRKVRGFWTELYKVALFGKKPKPITKPIAKIPVKTDVLVPIESREGKPELFLTTNQITIVPTSVEKKIRIQYRINGGPWQTTTSPLLNFSKDGNYRLEYKVTNELGISDGMQVWEFKVDTKPPVTTYSFLDPPFQKKGTTFISSKNGLLLHSSDEGSGLSNIRYRTSCGDDQVSDYNVWLESSWMEILSGCDKNILLEISAVDRLGNEEVPKQIIIQTQKKAK encoded by the coding sequence ATGAATTTCGGTTTTTTAAGGATCAAATCCACTCGCATCCGTATCCTACTATTCTTTTTATGTTTCACATGCCATTTTCAATTACAGGCAAAACAGATCCAATTCTCACTGGTTCCAGACCGCGAAGACATCATTCAATATGAAATAGAACTTTGGAAAACCGAGGAACTGGGTGACGAAATTCCCTTTCGAGTATTGGCAAATCCAGGACCCATAAGTTTATTCATTCCAGATGGATATGAATTTTTCCGCATCAGAGCAATCGCCAAACGAAAAGTAAGAGGGTTTTGGACCGAGTTGTACAAGGTGGCATTGTTTGGGAAAAAACCAAAACCTATTACCAAACCGATTGCAAAAATTCCAGTGAAAACGGATGTCCTCGTTCCCATTGAGTCAAGGGAAGGAAAACCTGAGTTATTTCTCACAACCAATCAAATTACAATTGTTCCTACTTCTGTAGAGAAAAAGATTCGAATCCAATACAGAATCAATGGTGGCCCTTGGCAAACGACAACATCTCCCCTCTTAAATTTCTCAAAAGATGGCAATTACCGATTGGAATACAAAGTGACAAATGAACTTGGAATTTCCGATGGAATGCAAGTTTGGGAATTTAAAGTTGATACAAAACCACCTGTCACAACGTATTCTTTTTTAGATCCACCATTCCAAAAAAAAGGAACCACCTTTATCTCTTCGAAAAATGGATTATTACTCCATTCTTCTGATGAAGGATCTGGTCTTTCTAACATTCGTTACAGAACCTCTTGTGGTGATGACCAAGTTTCCGATTACAATGTATGGTTAGAGTCCTCTTGGATGGAAATCCTTTCTGGTTGTGATAAAAATATCCTCTTAGAAATCAGCGCTGTCGACCGCTTAGGAAATGAAGAAGTCCCAAAACAAATTATCATTCAAACTCAAAAAAAGGCAAAGTAA
- a CDS encoding FecR domain-containing protein, with protein sequence MKQIHFPFFRFFTSPKKCNAGYSFLDFLFLINLSELSVIIHSLFVFSFLFPISESFADSKKQIIQPNQDDGITIIVEKGQTLSIISKTYLDDPRKWKELLKSNQIDNPNLIIPGMKLWIPKSLGKKPLADLQRFTGTTEVLKISQKQNDWAKAKNGDGLYAKDEVRTLKESEAQFVFLSGSRFEITENSHVIMERGKSETEPDEIFLRQGRIRSLIPKTTNPNQKMFLLKTESAESVVKGTDFLTEVDPNGNTTLSCYEGSVAVTAEKVTVLVNSGYATYVEKGKPPVKPFPVPDPPIPENK encoded by the coding sequence ATGAAACAAATCCATTTCCCCTTTTTTCGATTCTTCACAAGTCCAAAAAAGTGTAACGCCGGTTACTCTTTTTTGGATTTTTTATTTCTCATCAATCTATCTGAACTTTCAGTTATCATCCATTCTCTCTTTGTATTTAGCTTTCTTTTTCCTATTTCAGAATCCTTTGCTGATTCAAAAAAACAAATCATTCAACCGAACCAAGATGATGGAATCACCATCATTGTAGAAAAAGGACAAACCTTAAGTATCATTTCCAAAACCTATTTGGATGATCCTAGGAAATGGAAAGAACTTCTCAAATCCAACCAAATTGATAATCCAAATCTCATCATTCCTGGAATGAAGTTGTGGATTCCAAAAAGTTTGGGGAAAAAACCACTCGCCGACTTACAACGGTTTACTGGAACTACTGAAGTTTTAAAAATCTCACAAAAACAAAATGATTGGGCAAAAGCAAAAAATGGCGATGGACTGTATGCAAAAGACGAAGTGAGAACACTCAAAGAATCAGAAGCACAGTTTGTTTTTTTATCTGGTTCTCGCTTCGAAATCACTGAAAATAGCCACGTTATTATGGAACGTGGAAAATCAGAAACTGAACCGGATGAAATTTTTTTAAGACAAGGTCGAATCCGTTCTTTGATTCCTAAAACCACAAATCCTAACCAAAAGATGTTTTTACTCAAAACTGAATCTGCTGAATCTGTTGTCAAAGGAACTGATTTTCTAACGGAAGTGGATCCGAATGGAAATACCACTCTAAGTTGTTACGAAGGAAGTGTTGCAGTCACCGCAGAAAAAGTAACAGTGCTTGTTAACTCAGGGTATGCAACGTATGTCGAAAAGGGAAAACCACCTGTAAAACCATTCCCAGTTCCCGATCCTCCAATTCCAGAAAACAAATGA
- a CDS encoding tetratricopeptide repeat protein, giving the protein MFQNLVKQTKKHIVFGILFFFTQFVFSEPSALEDIAEAKIFQSNNNCRKAIPLYQSALQKNRNSIDAKLGIADCSFLLGSYKESKKFYLDILQRDSKYIPAVTGLSEIYLQDGEYKSVNELIQPLLTEFPNHTGLRITEAKTLLKQGKTDSALYKIKTLSDKLGEPSDLLRMLAELYFSKKQFENALETIDSYTKKEPNDPSGFSFKAKVLLYENYFQPRTLVSILPNVKESLENALNLDDKNEEARFYFVYHDLILANANNDKDLKTKAFKRIYELAREFPENQLYHSIEANLAWELGENKFASYHYRRALALDDLDEILRFEAEEYVISSEKEESKLRRELGDYRRDRYYAEKHSLYHKSSLFHLFRARDLSAQTPVIRKELLDFYNLSGDSVKYTNLLLRLREEDPNSFKLQNKLEFVIKNLKDSIEFKEGFIQIDPNSVSDLSVRFSPEVYVFDLESVSPFPYHLQAGRLFAEVLRYQLKNMLSVRVVEGSEFKSIRNLLKESSYHPFSQTIPFSIDNLHHLDSKRRNATKIRYVVHGKYQIENGDIKFDISVYDRNQLKDIVNWKTNQRGRDSLPTIVHRIAERIKSTLPIEGKILKVKKDEVIVSLGKDDGLKLDSKPVFQRRGKTLFEGEIISLGKSISNIKPKQRGWEKELATGDDVVLKTD; this is encoded by the coding sequence TTGTTCCAGAACCTCGTTAAACAAACCAAAAAACACATTGTATTTGGGATTCTATTTTTTTTCACACAATTTGTTTTTTCAGAACCCAGTGCATTGGAAGACATTGCAGAAGCTAAAATTTTCCAATCAAACAATAATTGCAGAAAAGCCATTCCACTCTACCAATCTGCTTTACAAAAAAATAGAAATTCCATCGATGCAAAGTTAGGAATTGCTGATTGTAGTTTTTTACTGGGATCCTATAAAGAAAGTAAAAAGTTTTACTTAGATATTTTACAAAGAGATTCCAAATACATACCGGCAGTTACAGGTTTATCAGAAATTTATTTACAAGATGGTGAGTATAAATCGGTCAATGAATTAATCCAACCCCTACTCACTGAATTTCCCAATCACACGGGACTAAGGATCACAGAAGCAAAAACTCTTTTAAAACAAGGTAAAACGGATTCTGCTCTTTATAAAATCAAAACATTATCAGATAAATTAGGAGAACCTTCTGATTTATTAAGAATGTTAGCTGAGTTGTATTTTTCAAAAAAACAATTCGAAAATGCCTTAGAAACCATTGATTCATATACAAAAAAAGAGCCAAATGATCCATCCGGATTCTCCTTTAAAGCAAAAGTTCTTTTGTATGAAAATTACTTTCAACCAAGGACTCTGGTTTCGATTTTACCCAATGTAAAGGAATCTCTTGAAAATGCGTTAAATTTGGATGATAAAAACGAAGAAGCTAGATTCTATTTTGTATACCATGATTTGATTTTAGCAAATGCAAATAATGACAAAGATTTAAAAACAAAAGCATTCAAACGAATTTACGAACTTGCACGTGAGTTCCCCGAAAATCAACTTTATCATAGTATTGAAGCGAATCTTGCTTGGGAATTGGGTGAAAACAAATTTGCCTCCTACCATTACAGAAGAGCATTAGCACTCGATGATTTAGATGAAATATTGCGTTTTGAAGCAGAAGAATATGTAATTTCGTCAGAGAAAGAAGAATCCAAACTCAGAAGAGAGTTGGGAGACTACAGAAGGGATCGTTATTATGCAGAAAAACATTCCTTATACCATAAAAGTAGTTTATTCCATTTATTTAGAGCAAGGGACTTAAGCGCCCAAACACCTGTAATCCGAAAGGAACTATTGGACTTTTATAATTTATCAGGTGATTCAGTTAAGTATACAAATCTGCTTTTACGTCTGAGAGAAGAAGATCCAAACTCTTTTAAACTACAGAACAAATTAGAATTTGTGATCAAAAATCTAAAGGATTCGATCGAATTTAAGGAAGGATTCATTCAAATCGATCCAAATTCTGTTTCCGATTTATCGGTTCGGTTTAGTCCAGAAGTTTATGTTTTTGATTTAGAATCAGTGAGTCCATTTCCCTACCACCTCCAAGCGGGTCGCCTTTTTGCAGAAGTTTTAAGATACCAATTGAAAAATATGTTATCAGTAAGAGTGGTTGAAGGAAGTGAATTTAAATCCATTCGAAATTTATTAAAAGAATCTAGTTACCATCCTTTTTCTCAAACAATCCCATTTTCCATCGATAATTTACACCACTTGGATTCCAAAAGGCGAAATGCAACTAAAATCCGTTATGTGGTCCATGGAAAATACCAAATTGAGAATGGCGATATCAAATTTGATATTTCAGTTTATGATCGGAATCAACTTAAAGACATCGTCAATTGGAAAACAAACCAAAGAGGAAGAGATAGTTTACCTACCATAGTTCATCGAATTGCCGAACGGATTAAATCTACCCTACCTATCGAAGGGAAAATTCTAAAGGTAAAAAAAGACGAAGTCATAGTATCTCTTGGAAAAGATGACGGGTTAAAATTGGATTCAAAACCAGTATTCCAAAGGAGAGGAAAAACTCTTTTTGAAGGAGAAATCATTTCTTTAGGAAAGTCGATTTCAAACATCAAACCAAAACAACGGGGATGGGAAAAAGAATTGGCTACTGGGGACGATGTGGTGCTAAAAACGGACTAG
- a CDS encoding PP2C family protein-serine/threonine phosphatase produces the protein METLLNRVWSFVSNFVFVIRSLSFAKLFLSLVLFILLPYALLIGRMIYVEYKEALDWNQRFQLIRIQLLAIDIENQIRNQIQNEFSNPTRDLISFKQSSDLNQFCSNDLNLFQKNSSFQLISCAHSNPVTSYFLITDKKRMYLYPTVFIEEALLDSSFSDPNEGLFLLNQNGEFGISGFIEDNFLVSEEWKEKAKSSLQSNSNLPTLKEVEKDDLGFFLVGVPLYGLPIHLFVVSPINLVLQPIISSLKTNISTLVGILFFTFLFSIFISLREIESKQKLKLILNEYPHAAILYDSLGNVILENPFIEEKLQVSDVYIYQEPLVNWLKTEVSEFLREIKEQNDRTQELRKEELEVFVKDGSTILLEITYQIWFLEQNNQFASGALILIQNITKKRLEFEKEMEYAKDLQKKYLPSQILIFPKLDYEILYRPLIQVGGDYYDYIDLGDNRYIFALGDVIGHGVKAAMMMTVLKVLFHQIAKTETDPKNILLKMNEGVSTHFPDPYAFVPFLFLLFDLNLNKVYYGNAGHPGMLHYSDGQFHCYEKLNPMFGMIPKLDPKILEFPILTGDRFYLFTDGLKDVENKNQEKLWEAELLKFFGQMTTNHMSFVKQELDFKIRSYSEGKELLDDITWIGIDII, from the coding sequence ATGGAGACTCTCCTCAATCGGGTATGGAGTTTCGTTTCGAATTTTGTTTTTGTCATTCGATCATTATCCTTTGCTAAACTCTTTTTATCCTTAGTTTTGTTCATCTTACTTCCTTATGCTCTACTCATTGGAAGGATGATTTATGTGGAATACAAAGAAGCATTGGATTGGAACCAAAGGTTCCAGTTAATTCGCATTCAACTTTTAGCAATCGATATAGAAAATCAAATCAGAAACCAAATTCAGAATGAATTTTCAAACCCAACAAGAGATTTAATCTCTTTCAAACAATCGTCTGATTTAAATCAGTTTTGTTCGAATGATTTAAACTTGTTCCAAAAAAATTCTTCTTTCCAATTGATATCTTGTGCACATTCAAATCCAGTTACTTCTTATTTTTTAATCACAGATAAAAAAAGAATGTATCTTTATCCTACTGTATTCATTGAAGAAGCGTTACTTGATTCTTCTTTTAGTGATCCGAATGAAGGATTGTTTTTATTAAATCAAAATGGAGAATTTGGAATTTCAGGATTTATTGAAGATAATTTTTTAGTGTCAGAAGAGTGGAAAGAAAAAGCAAAATCTTCCTTACAATCAAATTCCAATTTACCAACATTAAAAGAAGTCGAGAAAGATGATTTAGGTTTTTTTCTGGTTGGTGTTCCTCTTTATGGACTTCCCATCCACCTATTCGTTGTCAGCCCCATTAACCTTGTATTACAGCCAATTATCTCTTCTTTAAAAACCAATATCTCAACCTTAGTGGGTATATTATTCTTCACATTTCTTTTTTCCATTTTCATTTCACTGAGAGAAATTGAATCCAAACAAAAACTAAAATTAATCTTAAACGAATACCCTCATGCTGCGATTCTTTACGACTCCTTAGGAAATGTAATTCTCGAAAACCCATTCATTGAAGAAAAACTACAAGTATCAGATGTTTATATTTACCAAGAACCTTTAGTAAATTGGTTAAAAACAGAAGTATCTGAATTTTTAAGAGAAATCAAAGAACAAAATGATCGTACACAAGAATTACGAAAAGAGGAATTAGAGGTATTTGTCAAAGATGGATCTACCATACTCCTAGAAATCACCTACCAAATTTGGTTCTTAGAACAAAACAATCAATTCGCAAGTGGTGCATTGATACTGATACAAAATATAACGAAAAAAAGATTAGAATTTGAAAAAGAGATGGAATATGCAAAGGATTTACAAAAAAAATACCTTCCATCACAGATTCTAATTTTTCCAAAATTAGATTATGAAATCCTATATAGACCTCTCATCCAGGTTGGTGGTGATTATTATGATTATATTGATTTAGGAGATAATCGATATATTTTTGCTTTAGGAGATGTGATTGGGCATGGAGTGAAAGCAGCCATGATGATGACAGTACTCAAGGTTTTATTCCATCAAATTGCAAAAACAGAAACAGATCCCAAAAATATTTTATTAAAAATGAATGAAGGTGTAAGCACTCATTTCCCTGACCCATACGCATTTGTTCCATTTTTGTTCTTACTTTTTGATTTGAATCTAAATAAAGTATATTATGGAAACGCAGGCCATCCAGGCATGCTCCACTATAGCGATGGTCAATTCCATTGTTATGAAAAACTAAATCCCATGTTCGGGATGATACCTAAACTCGATCCCAAAATATTGGAATTTCCCATCCTGACAGGGGATCGATTTTATTTATTCACTGATGGTTTAAAAGATGTGGAAAATAAAAATCAGGAAAAATTGTGGGAAGCGGAATTACTCAAATTTTTTGGACAAATGACAACAAACCACATGTCATTCGTCAAACAAGAATTAGATTTTAAAATTAGATCTTACTCGGAAGGAAAAGAATTATTAGATGATATCACTTGGATTGGAATTGATATCATCTAA